One stretch of Roseimicrobium sp. ORNL1 DNA includes these proteins:
- a CDS encoding DUF1592 domain-containing protein produces MFASLVLGVAAFAEEPNSAAMSEKHRALFQGHCTSCHNADKQKGHFRVDDLPFTIKTVEDAERWQKVLNAMNAGDMPPEDEKQPESTAKTDFLDDLSHVMVAARRQFSDQNGVITMRRLNRREYRNTIRELLGVEINVSELPTDTGSGGFDTNGVNLFMSANQFEQYQSLGREALTEAIAWNAAAGEQRKMRYEAETFTPVIEKFVAYQLDARERAQRWIQAVDAAAAKPENAEVVAVVRKTVKNDSLFRREWAKIPGAPSPRSFGFDKKGENDADLANDSLRAGWLEYHQYYLRQPALDRGAYLGPETRHPAELNLKSVNVLVPFNWPVGNYIVRVRAGVAKDTPPERRFLDFGINARQGPVLATREITGTIDEPQIVEFPLTLTRGNSDHDTRTIYFREKGAWDTNESGGKRRSEAVARNGIGPELVMWIDWVEVERVSAGGKPTPPGLAALGIPLDDKSPAPSAGDLRASLERFATEAFRGNVPTSKYLDSLLGIYDMRRKLGDKPGAALKETLSVVLASPMFLYLAEPSVEAEHRPLTAPELASRLSYFLWSAPPDAELRALAKSGEILKSTVLAAQTGRLLEDPRSDAFVRAFIYQWLGMDRFDFFEINRVKYPRFDNGTKLSAREEVYATFDYLLRHNASLRDLLKSDYVIIDRVLANYYGLAGVQGSGFEKVKLPPDSPRGGLLGMAAIHFMGSNGENTSPVERGAWVLRKLLDDPPPPAPPNIPALTRLAGKALTTPDRLRMHQEDPQCASCHRKIDPVGMGLENFDPAGQWRTADSYQAVAANGKPDPKLKIDWSIDAAATFHKGSSFRNYGEFREIIAGKSDSFAHGFSKALFEYAMGRPLGFRDEPVVAGIVKRAETKNYAVREFIQSIVATAEFRTR; encoded by the coding sequence TTGTTTGCCTCGCTCGTGCTGGGTGTCGCCGCATTCGCTGAAGAACCAAACTCCGCAGCGATGTCGGAGAAGCATCGTGCTCTCTTCCAGGGGCACTGCACCTCCTGCCACAACGCGGATAAACAGAAGGGCCACTTCCGTGTGGACGACCTGCCCTTCACCATCAAGACGGTGGAGGACGCAGAGCGCTGGCAGAAGGTACTGAATGCCATGAATGCGGGGGACATGCCGCCCGAAGATGAGAAACAACCGGAGTCCACGGCGAAGACCGACTTCCTCGATGACCTCTCGCATGTGATGGTTGCGGCCAGACGCCAGTTCAGTGATCAGAATGGCGTGATCACCATGCGCCGTCTGAACCGGCGGGAGTATCGCAATACCATTCGTGAACTGCTCGGTGTGGAGATCAACGTGAGCGAGTTGCCCACGGACACGGGCTCAGGTGGGTTCGACACGAACGGCGTGAATCTCTTCATGTCGGCAAATCAATTCGAGCAATACCAGTCACTCGGGCGTGAGGCACTGACGGAAGCCATTGCCTGGAATGCTGCAGCAGGAGAGCAGCGCAAGATGCGTTACGAGGCAGAGACCTTCACTCCGGTAATCGAAAAGTTCGTGGCGTATCAACTCGATGCACGCGAGCGGGCGCAGCGCTGGATTCAGGCCGTAGATGCAGCCGCAGCGAAGCCGGAGAATGCAGAGGTAGTCGCGGTCGTGCGCAAGACGGTGAAGAACGACAGCCTCTTCCGCCGTGAGTGGGCGAAAATTCCCGGTGCACCCTCGCCCCGATCCTTTGGTTTCGACAAGAAAGGCGAGAACGACGCAGACCTCGCCAACGATTCGCTCCGCGCGGGCTGGCTGGAGTATCATCAGTACTATCTACGCCAGCCGGCACTGGATCGCGGCGCCTATCTCGGACCGGAGACGCGGCATCCCGCGGAGTTGAATCTGAAATCCGTCAATGTGCTCGTGCCCTTCAACTGGCCTGTGGGGAACTACATCGTACGCGTGCGTGCGGGTGTGGCAAAGGACACACCTCCGGAGCGGCGGTTCCTCGATTTTGGCATCAATGCCCGCCAGGGTCCGGTCCTGGCGACACGCGAGATCACCGGCACCATTGATGAGCCGCAGATTGTCGAGTTCCCGCTCACGCTCACGCGCGGCAACAGTGACCACGATACGCGCACCATCTACTTCCGTGAGAAAGGCGCGTGGGATACGAACGAGTCCGGAGGCAAGCGACGCAGTGAAGCCGTGGCGCGCAACGGCATTGGACCGGAGCTCGTGATGTGGATCGACTGGGTGGAGGTGGAGCGTGTGTCGGCTGGGGGCAAGCCCACACCGCCAGGCCTTGCCGCGCTGGGCATTCCGCTTGATGACAAGTCCCCTGCTCCAAGTGCAGGTGATCTTCGCGCTTCGCTGGAGCGTTTTGCCACGGAGGCCTTCCGCGGCAATGTGCCAACGTCGAAGTATCTCGATAGTCTCCTTGGTATCTATGACATGCGTCGCAAGCTGGGAGACAAGCCCGGTGCCGCGCTGAAGGAAACACTCTCCGTGGTGCTGGCCTCGCCCATGTTCCTCTATCTTGCCGAGCCCTCGGTAGAGGCGGAACATCGCCCGCTCACCGCGCCTGAGCTGGCTTCGCGTCTCTCCTATTTCCTCTGGAGCGCGCCCCCGGATGCGGAGCTGCGCGCGCTCGCAAAGAGCGGTGAGATTCTGAAGTCCACAGTGCTCGCGGCGCAGACCGGTCGGCTGCTCGAGGATCCACGCTCGGATGCCTTTGTGCGCGCTTTCATCTACCAGTGGCTCGGCATGGATCGCTTCGACTTCTTTGAGATCAATCGCGTGAAGTATCCGCGCTTTGACAATGGAACGAAGCTTTCCGCGCGTGAAGAGGTGTATGCCACGTTTGACTACTTGCTGCGGCACAATGCGAGCCTGCGTGATCTGCTGAAGTCGGACTACGTGATCATCGACCGCGTGCTGGCGAACTACTATGGGCTGGCGGGCGTGCAGGGCTCGGGCTTTGAAAAGGTGAAATTGCCGCCCGATTCACCGCGAGGGGGATTGCTCGGCATGGCCGCGATTCATTTCATGGGCAGTAATGGCGAGAACACGAGTCCGGTGGAGCGTGGCGCCTGGGTGCTGCGCAAGCTGCTCGATGATCCGCCGCCTCCTGCGCCACCGAATATTCCCGCGCTGACGCGACTGGCAGGCAAGGCACTCACTACGCCCGATCGGCTGCGCATGCATCAGGAGGACCCCCAGTGTGCCAGCTGTCATCGCAAGATTGATCCCGTCGGCATGGGTCTGGAGAATTTCGATCCCGCAGGCCAATGGCGCACGGCGGACAGCTATCAAGCCGTCGCTGCGAACGGGAAGCCTGATCCGAAGTTGAAGATCGACTGGAGCATTGATGCCGCGGCGACCTTCCACAAGGGAAGCTCCTTCCGCAACTATGGTGAATTCCGCGAGATCATCGCCGGTAAGTCAGACAGCTTCGCCCACGGCTTCAGCAAAGCCCTGTTTGAATACGCCATGGGCCGTCCTCTTGGCTTCCGCGATGAACCCGTCGTTGCGGGCATCGTGAAGCGCGCAGAGACGAAGAACTACGCCGTGCGCGAGTTCATCCAATCCATTGTCGCCACAGCCGAATTTCGCACCAGGTAG
- a CDS encoding DUF1552 domain-containing protein, which translates to MNTPSTRRHFLRSSTALIALPVLESLGFRRFASAAAPTAAPKRLVFLGFGWGITDETWFPKISEPGAGYALPQGLQPLARHKADFSIVQGLWNKYSSDGHWGSTMWLTGANRYAQAGQTFHNSISADQVAAAKFGLQTRFSSLQLNAAEESDRSGHGPGLSLAWDVSGKPIGGQKGPLEAYHRLFSRDNTPIEQKKAMLAQKRSVLDTVRENANTLKRGLGKNDNAKLEEYFQGIRDIETRLSKDEQWLEVPPATAPIPEPKPGLAGREEIRLMYDIMVAAMQTDSTRVLTYRQPVSTLLTSMDIKVAPHDMSHYHSTMGEKLDASQRRDIAQSELLAGFIDKLKATKEADGTRLFDNVAVAYGSNIRTEHSLDNCPTLLTGGGAGVKLGHNIVVSKDTPLCNAWLTLLHGLGIEAERHGDSSGVIKEMMA; encoded by the coding sequence ATGAACACGCCATCCACCCGCCGCCACTTCCTCCGCTCGAGCACTGCACTCATTGCGTTGCCGGTGCTGGAGTCCCTCGGGTTCCGGCGCTTCGCTTCGGCGGCGGCTCCGACAGCAGCACCGAAGCGCCTTGTTTTTCTTGGCTTCGGCTGGGGCATCACGGATGAAACGTGGTTTCCAAAGATCAGCGAGCCCGGTGCCGGCTACGCGCTGCCTCAGGGACTGCAACCTCTCGCACGGCATAAGGCGGACTTTTCCATCGTGCAGGGACTGTGGAACAAGTACAGCTCGGACGGTCACTGGGGCAGCACCATGTGGCTCACCGGTGCCAATCGTTATGCACAGGCAGGGCAGACCTTCCACAACAGCATCTCCGCGGATCAGGTGGCCGCAGCGAAGTTCGGTCTGCAGACACGCTTCTCTTCGCTGCAACTGAATGCCGCGGAGGAGAGTGACCGCTCGGGACACGGTCCGGGACTCTCACTCGCGTGGGACGTGAGCGGCAAGCCCATTGGTGGGCAGAAGGGACCGCTGGAAGCCTATCACCGCCTCTTTTCCCGGGACAACACGCCCATCGAGCAGAAGAAAGCCATGCTCGCACAGAAGCGCAGTGTGCTCGATACCGTGCGTGAGAATGCCAATACGCTGAAGCGTGGCCTCGGAAAGAACGACAACGCCAAACTGGAGGAATACTTCCAGGGGATCCGCGATATCGAAACGCGTCTCAGCAAGGATGAGCAGTGGTTGGAGGTGCCTCCTGCCACAGCGCCCATTCCCGAGCCCAAGCCTGGCCTCGCAGGGCGCGAAGAGATTCGCCTGATGTATGACATCATGGTCGCCGCGATGCAGACGGACAGCACACGCGTGCTGACGTATCGCCAGCCCGTGAGCACGCTGCTCACGAGCATGGACATCAAGGTCGCGCCGCATGACATGAGTCACTACCACTCGACCATGGGCGAGAAGCTGGATGCCTCACAGCGCCGTGACATCGCACAAAGCGAACTGCTCGCCGGATTCATCGACAAGCTGAAGGCCACCAAGGAAGCAGATGGCACGCGACTCTTCGACAACGTGGCCGTGGCCTATGGAAGCAACATCCGCACGGAGCACAGCCTCGACAATTGCCCCACCCTCCTGACCGGCGGTGGCGCCGGGGTCAAGCTGGGGCACAACATCGTCGTCTCGAAGGACACGCCGCTGTGCAATGCCTGGCTCACCCTGCTGCATGGACTGGGCATTGAAGCGGAGCGGCACGGCGACAGCTCGGGTGTGATCAAGGAGATGATGGCTTAG
- a CDS encoding MgtC/SapB family protein produces the protein MNWITQSYWHLLEPAWAGIVLTLASMVAGGVIGSERERRDKPAGMRTLILVSLGAAVFTMSSFAFVTTTGDSGRVAAQIVTGIGFLGAGVILHSRRSVVGVTTAATIWVTASVGLTVGAGYAIPGIALSVVVRAVLDLVHRYERKFLDHVCTWQVRIIFQSHQGKTQAKLQRLLSAYHIQSSYSQWTVLDAHRGQLELDVPIPERKMHEVAGEIADLAEVEAIEDRTTISPEE, from the coding sequence GTGAACTGGATTACGCAAAGCTACTGGCACCTTCTCGAACCCGCCTGGGCCGGTATCGTGCTGACGCTTGCTTCCATGGTTGCCGGCGGCGTCATCGGCAGCGAGCGGGAGCGCCGTGACAAGCCTGCCGGGATGAGGACCCTCATTCTGGTCTCCTTGGGCGCCGCGGTTTTCACCATGAGTTCGTTCGCGTTTGTGACCACTACCGGAGACTCAGGCCGGGTGGCGGCGCAAATCGTCACCGGCATCGGCTTCCTTGGCGCTGGGGTGATTTTGCACTCTCGCCGCTCCGTGGTAGGCGTGACGACTGCGGCGACCATCTGGGTGACGGCGTCGGTTGGGCTCACGGTGGGTGCTGGTTATGCCATCCCGGGGATCGCATTGAGTGTCGTGGTCCGGGCAGTTCTGGATCTGGTGCACCGATACGAGCGGAAGTTTCTGGACCACGTGTGCACGTGGCAGGTCCGCATCATCTTCCAGAGCCATCAGGGGAAGACTCAGGCCAAGCTGCAGCGGCTCCTGAGCGCCTATCACATCCAGTCTTCCTACAGCCAGTGGACGGTGCTTGATGCGCATCGCGGCCAGCTCGAACTGGACGTTCCAATCCCTGAGCGCAAGATGCACGAAGTCGCCGGTGAGATCGCCGATCTTGCCGAAGTGGAAGCCATCGAAGATCGAACCACCATCTCCCCTGAAGAGTGA